Proteins encoded within one genomic window of Salipaludibacillus agaradhaerens:
- a CDS encoding ABC transporter permease, whose amino-acid sequence MLNMWQISWRNITQNKKRFFISLLGIILGVAFVTSMLIANKTTNDVFDYYEEMYVANADYWILSDEHSYSVDMVSSVLTSPIITETMLALDKQAFFELEGDQSLNQRSVRITGVNDQSSSLLKLPVIEGSLDNEGLVIPKAVAELLNKEVGDTIRFTNLGEAKVSAIVEYTQLLSSPGNWERAESTSFRIMAPLELLQEWTGMEDELSYVRFQINEEGEQLFLSLQEKFSHSNVYVQPVVADDRQSNDIGGLYTFFYLIAGLSMFISGFIVFNMIYTSVMERKKEFAIMKSFGYLQSSVSRLILIEVLLLGIIGTAIGVPIGILLGDMFMQTLLSVFEFEMVYTLNWEIPVLIAVLIGISFPVLSSLFPIYNAGKTSVLLTLKMANQPQSLRSLYIVRAIVGVGLLVFVFIDHPISYLAILASVILMFPLLLLGLICIFRPIIKIFFGYSGSLAAQSLTKQLNRNANTAAILAVGIAVILLLSAVIESAPEGYENEIRNTYGGDLRVSSEAPWSKQDREKLLLYDAVVNVEPLTEATPITWVTTDEETRQFSIFAVDEAGPTLFESSNKEELYYELAKEPSVILGERAFNEWGGDIGEYIYINTPSGKQHLEVLDVVKTSNYSGYVGFMDENHLNNEFGWTNHFDILLTLNDGYTGEQLRNQLWLDFSTHLSEVETIEDEIQSTTSAFSGMNELILIMLVLIIGLASIGTANTLLMNTLERTSEIGTMRALGFTKLQVKKMIIGEGLLIGLSGVIGGIISGIVLLYTTSQSELLGGFISFQLPVGNIILALIAGVCLSLLASWISSATASRIDIISSLKEG is encoded by the coding sequence TTGCTAAATATGTGGCAAATTTCATGGCGTAATATAACACAAAATAAAAAAAGGTTTTTTATTTCCCTACTTGGGATAATCTTAGGTGTAGCTTTTGTAACATCTATGCTTATTGCAAACAAAACCACAAATGATGTTTTCGATTATTATGAAGAAATGTATGTGGCAAATGCCGATTATTGGATTCTAAGCGATGAACATTCTTACTCTGTGGATATGGTTTCGTCAGTTTTAACTAGTCCAATTATAACAGAAACCATGCTTGCGCTTGATAAACAAGCTTTTTTTGAGTTGGAGGGTGATCAATCTCTAAATCAAAGATCCGTCCGAATTACAGGTGTGAATGATCAGAGCAGCTCTTTACTGAAACTTCCTGTTATCGAAGGGAGTTTGGATAATGAAGGTTTGGTGATCCCAAAAGCTGTTGCAGAACTGTTAAATAAAGAGGTAGGAGATACAATTAGATTTACCAATTTGGGAGAAGCTAAGGTTTCCGCCATTGTTGAATATACACAATTGCTTTCAAGCCCGGGTAATTGGGAGCGTGCTGAATCAACCAGCTTCCGAATCATGGCTCCACTTGAATTATTACAAGAATGGACGGGTATGGAAGACGAACTTTCCTATGTAAGATTTCAAATAAATGAAGAAGGAGAGCAACTTTTTCTATCTCTACAGGAAAAATTTAGTCATTCAAATGTATATGTACAACCAGTTGTCGCGGATGATCGACAAAGTAACGACATAGGGGGACTATATACGTTCTTTTACTTAATCGCGGGGTTATCCATGTTTATTAGCGGATTCATTGTATTTAATATGATTTATACAAGTGTCATGGAGAGAAAAAAAGAATTTGCAATCATGAAAAGTTTCGGATATCTACAAAGTTCCGTTTCCAGACTTATTCTAATTGAAGTACTACTGTTGGGAATAATAGGTACAGCTATTGGGGTGCCTATAGGAATTTTGCTTGGGGATATGTTCATGCAAACTTTACTAAGCGTATTTGAATTTGAAATGGTTTACACATTAAATTGGGAAATACCTGTATTAATAGCTGTATTAATTGGAATTTCATTCCCTGTTTTATCTTCATTATTTCCTATTTACAATGCTGGGAAAACCTCTGTGTTATTGACACTAAAAATGGCAAACCAACCCCAATCATTGAGAAGCCTATACATAGTTAGGGCAATTGTAGGTGTCGGCTTGCTTGTTTTTGTATTTATCGATCACCCCATCTCTTACTTAGCGATTTTAGCAAGTGTCATATTGATGTTTCCATTACTGTTACTTGGTCTGATATGTATATTTAGGCCTATTATAAAAATATTCTTCGGATACTCTGGAAGTCTGGCGGCGCAAAGCCTTACAAAACAATTAAATCGAAATGCTAATACTGCCGCTATTCTTGCTGTGGGGATTGCAGTGATATTATTACTAAGTGCTGTTATTGAATCCGCACCTGAAGGTTATGAAAATGAAATCAGAAATACGTATGGCGGAGACCTGAGAGTTTCATCAGAAGCGCCTTGGTCTAAACAGGATAGAGAAAAGCTACTTTTGTATGATGCTGTTGTAAACGTTGAGCCTTTAACGGAAGCTACGCCAATTACATGGGTAACCACCGATGAGGAGACGAGACAATTTTCCATTTTTGCTGTAGATGAAGCCGGACCAACCTTATTTGAGAGTTCTAATAAAGAGGAATTGTATTATGAACTAGCAAAGGAACCTTCTGTTATCCTCGGGGAAAGAGCTTTTAATGAATGGGGTGGAGATATAGGAGAATATATTTACATTAATACACCCTCAGGTAAACAGCATCTTGAAGTCCTTGATGTAGTGAAAACATCGAATTACTCAGGCTATGTTGGATTTATGGATGAGAATCATTTAAATAATGAATTTGGTTGGACAAATCACTTCGATATCTTATTAACTTTAAACGACGGATATACTGGTGAACAATTACGAAATCAGTTATGGCTGGATTTCAGCACTCACCTCTCAGAAGTTGAAACGATAGAAGATGAAATACAATCAACTACTTCAGCATTTTCTGGAATGAACGAATTAATTCTGATTATGCTAGTTTTAATTATCGGGCTAGCTAGCATAGGTACAGCTAATACTTTATTAATGAATACATTAGAGCGCACCTCTGAGATAGGGACAATGCGAGCGCTTGGATTTACGAAACTGCAAGTCAAAAAGATGATCATTGGAGAAGGTTTACTCATAGGATTGTCAGGGGTTATTGGTGGTATAATTTCAGGTATAGTTTTACTTTATACAACTAGCCAATCCGAACTATTAGGAGGTTTTATATCTTTTCAATTACCTGTCGGGAATATTATTCTAGCACTGATTGCTGGAGTTTGCCTGAGTCTCCTTGCTTCCTGGATTTCAAGTGCTACAGCGAGTAGAATAGATATTATATCATCACTCAAAGAAGGTTGA
- a CDS encoding ABC transporter ATP-binding protein: MIKVRNLKKEFTQGQERTHVLKGFDLNVKEGEFVAVMGPSGSGKSTLLQLLGGLDVPTEGDIVINQSNLSNMTEKERTIFRRKYLGFIFQNYQLLPTLSVEENIAFPLHADGKKNNQIIIELLDSIGLKELGPKRANLLSGGQQQRVAIARALVNEPSVLLADEPTGNLDRGKADEILGLISRFNRENNQTIIMVTHDIFAAGVADRIILFKDGVIEQVISRKDDDFAKYVANFMA, translated from the coding sequence ATGATAAAGGTTAGAAACTTGAAAAAGGAATTTACACAGGGACAAGAAAGAACACACGTCTTGAAGGGCTTTGATTTGAATGTTAAAGAAGGCGAATTTGTGGCTGTAATGGGACCAAGTGGTTCTGGAAAGAGTACATTACTCCAACTTTTAGGGGGGCTTGATGTCCCTACTGAAGGAGATATAGTAATAAATCAGAGTAATTTAAGTAATATGACGGAAAAAGAAAGAACTATATTTCGTAGAAAATACCTAGGTTTTATTTTTCAAAATTACCAACTGCTCCCTACATTAAGTGTAGAGGAAAATATAGCTTTCCCTCTTCATGCAGATGGTAAAAAGAATAACCAAATTATTATAGAATTACTTGATTCTATCGGATTGAAAGAACTTGGTCCAAAGCGTGCTAATTTGCTGAGTGGCGGTCAACAACAACGAGTTGCCATAGCCAGGGCGTTAGTCAATGAACCTTCTGTTTTATTAGCCGATGAACCGACAGGAAATTTAGATAGAGGGAAAGCCGACGAAATACTCGGATTAATATCAAGATTCAATCGAGAAAATAATCAAACAATCATCATGGTAACTCATGATATTTTTGCAGCTGGGGTTGCGGATCGAATTATTCTATTTAAAGATGGCGTTATTGAGCAAGTGATTTCTAGAAAGGATGATGATTTTGCTAAATATGTGGCAAATTTCATGGCGTAA
- the yunB gene encoding sporulation protein YunB, with product MLTLRTIRPRRKKKGPLPFRYVFMISLIIFIILTVQGLIIVEKGVRPTLLAIAKTETQRIGTLAINDAISRHILEDTDMEDLVEYEKDDEGNVILVQYNPVIYNRVLQETTKRVQNYLNDIEHGRVQDMRIPNEVDVDRDGATFSEDGIIHMIPLGQATNNALLAHLGPRVPVRLSAIGDVKSQLKENIVHVGINNTYMSVSVDIEVDVKVVIPFATDTEVVKTSIPVAMVWIPGEVPDFYGGTGGEGGMTPAVIQRPEELDIEDSID from the coding sequence ATGTTAACTCTCCGCACCATTCGGCCGCGCCGTAAAAAGAAAGGACCTCTTCCATTTCGTTATGTCTTTATGATCTCTTTAATCATTTTTATTATCTTGACGGTACAAGGGTTAATAATCGTTGAGAAAGGGGTCCGACCTACATTATTAGCCATTGCTAAAACGGAAACGCAACGTATTGGGACACTGGCAATCAATGATGCCATTTCTCGACATATTTTAGAAGATACTGATATGGAAGACCTTGTGGAATACGAAAAAGATGATGAAGGCAATGTGATTCTTGTTCAGTATAATCCCGTTATTTATAATCGTGTTTTACAAGAAACCACGAAGAGAGTACAAAATTATTTAAATGATATTGAGCATGGACGCGTGCAAGATATGCGTATCCCAAATGAAGTTGATGTAGATCGAGATGGAGCGACCTTTTCGGAGGACGGTATTATACATATGATTCCATTAGGTCAGGCGACTAACAATGCATTGTTGGCGCACTTGGGGCCGAGAGTGCCCGTCAGATTATCAGCAATCGGGGATGTGAAATCACAATTGAAGGAGAATATTGTCCATGTGGGGATTAACAACACTTACATGAGTGTATCAGTTGACATTGAAGTGGATGTTAAAGTGGTCATTCCATTTGCTACTGATACAGAAGTGGTGAAAACATCGATCCCTGTAGCGATGGTGTGGATTCCTGGTGAGGTACCAGACTTTTATGGTGGAACAGGTGGAGAAGGTGGTATGACACCGGCAGTCATCCAGCGACCAGAAGAGCTAGACATAGAAGATTCCATTGACTAA
- a CDS encoding Na+/H+ antiporter NhaC family protein, whose protein sequence is MEHGILSLLPPILALVMVIVTKRVLFSLGVGIVVGALMINQTEELFINQALSQVGTIVTNIFYVDGGINTWEFYIILFLLILGMIASLISISGGSRAFGEWALTKFKTRISVQIASAVLGLLIFIDDYFNSLTVGNVSRPLTDRHRISRAKLAYIVDSTSAPICVISPVSSWGASIITIIAGIFATHNFTEYGSLQAFLLMGPMNFYAVFTILLVFAVAYFKLDFGPMRVHENRALSTGEVVDKTKGPIPGDSNLDKNDKEGYVGNLLWPIAALIMSTSIFMVITGIEGTEGSATLLKVFENTDVAASLLYGGLVSLVITIVIVLVRSLSVRDMGIGLWAGIKSMLPAIYILIFAWTIIEIIGELGTGQFLAGIVDEHVSLALLPALLFVLAGVMAFSTGTSWGTFGIMLPIAGDIAAATDMSLMLPVLAAVLAGAIFGDHCSPISDTTILSSTGAGSHHIDHVLTQLPYALITGAISILAFLALGVTGSLWLGLLVGGILFTLTVFLLRIITLRLSV, encoded by the coding sequence ATGGAACATGGTATTTTATCATTACTACCGCCAATTTTAGCATTAGTAATGGTTATCGTGACAAAAAGAGTCCTATTCTCCCTAGGGGTAGGGATCGTTGTAGGTGCCCTTATGATTAACCAAACTGAAGAACTATTTATTAATCAGGCATTGTCGCAAGTTGGAACAATTGTGACAAACATCTTTTATGTTGATGGTGGGATAAACACTTGGGAATTTTATATTATTTTATTTCTTTTAATTTTAGGGATGATCGCGTCTCTTATTTCCATAAGTGGCGGAAGTCGGGCATTTGGAGAATGGGCCTTAACAAAATTTAAAACCCGTATTAGCGTTCAAATAGCATCGGCTGTTCTCGGTCTGCTCATCTTTATTGATGATTACTTTAATAGCCTGACAGTGGGAAATGTAAGTAGGCCTTTGACGGATAGGCATCGTATTTCGAGAGCCAAATTAGCTTATATCGTCGATTCGACGTCAGCACCAATTTGTGTTATTTCTCCTGTTTCTAGTTGGGGAGCTTCCATCATTACAATTATAGCTGGCATATTTGCAACACATAATTTCACAGAGTATGGTTCTCTTCAAGCCTTTTTACTCATGGGCCCAATGAACTTTTATGCTGTTTTTACGATCTTGTTAGTTTTTGCAGTTGCTTATTTTAAATTGGACTTTGGCCCAATGCGCGTGCATGAAAATAGAGCTCTCTCAACTGGAGAAGTAGTGGATAAAACAAAAGGTCCTATCCCTGGGGATAGCAACTTAGATAAGAATGATAAAGAAGGTTATGTTGGAAACCTATTGTGGCCTATTGCAGCACTTATCATGTCTACAAGCATTTTTATGGTTATCACTGGTATAGAAGGGACAGAAGGTAGTGCTACATTATTAAAGGTATTTGAAAATACAGACGTGGCAGCCTCATTATTATATGGTGGTCTAGTTAGTTTAGTGATTACAATTGTGATTGTGTTAGTTCGTAGTCTATCGGTGAGGGACATGGGGATCGGCCTTTGGGCCGGTATTAAATCCATGCTTCCGGCAATATATATTCTCATATTTGCATGGACGATTATAGAAATTATTGGTGAGTTGGGCACTGGACAATTTTTGGCAGGCATAGTGGATGAACATGTATCACTTGCTCTTTTGCCAGCTTTACTATTTGTCCTAGCAGGTGTGATGGCATTTAGTACTGGGACGTCGTGGGGAACATTCGGTATTATGCTTCCTATTGCTGGTGATATAGCGGCCGCCACAGATATGTCTTTAATGCTTCCAGTATTGGCGGCTGTTCTTGCAGGGGCAATATTCGGGGATCACTGCTCACCAATTTCGGATACAACTATTTTATCGTCAACAGGTGCAGGTAGTCATCATATTGATCACGTATTAACGCAATTACCTTATGCGCTCATAACAGGAGCTATATCCATTTTAGCTTTCTTAGCCTTAGGGGTGACAGGGAGTTTATGGTTAGGTTTATTAGTTGGTGGTATTTTATTTACTCTCACCGTCTTTTTGCTACGCATCATCACCTTACGATTATCCGTTTAA
- a CDS encoding sodium-dependent transporter translates to MNNGRERWASGLGFILAAVGSAVGLGNIWRFSYVTGENGGAVFLLIYILCIFLIGLPVLLAEFSIGRKGQADVVQSFSATTPSKVWKIGGILGVFTSFLILSFYGVIAGWISYFLYSYITGTAGAVPEGEFGDFFGEFISGDIAPVFWQFLFMAFVIAIVFFGVKKGIELSNKIFMPLLAIIIIVLSGYSLTLDGAGEGLSFLFSPDWSVLKDPNVYSSAIGQAFFTLSLGMGIMITYSSYLPTESRLPRAAGQVVVLDTLFAVIAGVMIFPAVFTFGLDPAGGPGLIFITLPEVFNQMGTGGTMFAILFFFLVAIAALSSAISLLEVSVSYLMRKMNWERKKATLVAGVVVTLVGIPSALSQGGSLSEYTLFNLPFLDLIDTITDQYTLPLAGLIIALFVGWGWNKVDALKETGLTNSIVGTIWIWFLRIVAPSGILWILVINIRNLF, encoded by the coding sequence ATGAACAATGGGAGAGAAAGATGGGCTAGTGGACTTGGATTTATTCTTGCGGCTGTTGGCTCAGCGGTAGGATTAGGAAATATTTGGCGTTTCTCGTACGTAACGGGGGAAAATGGGGGAGCTGTCTTTTTATTAATTTATATTTTATGTATTTTCCTCATAGGGCTTCCAGTATTACTAGCTGAATTTTCTATAGGTCGTAAAGGCCAAGCTGACGTCGTGCAGTCATTTAGTGCAACGACGCCCTCAAAGGTGTGGAAAATAGGCGGTATACTCGGCGTATTTACATCATTTTTAATTTTATCGTTTTATGGCGTCATAGCTGGTTGGATCAGTTATTTCTTGTATAGTTATATAACAGGAACAGCCGGAGCTGTACCTGAAGGTGAGTTCGGTGATTTCTTTGGTGAATTTATTAGCGGAGACATAGCACCTGTTTTTTGGCAGTTTTTGTTTATGGCGTTTGTTATTGCTATTGTGTTCTTTGGTGTTAAAAAAGGGATTGAACTTTCAAATAAAATTTTCATGCCATTATTAGCTATCATTATCATAGTCCTATCAGGTTATAGTTTAACACTCGATGGTGCTGGAGAAGGGTTGTCATTTTTATTCTCTCCTGATTGGAGTGTATTAAAAGATCCAAATGTTTATTCTTCAGCTATAGGGCAAGCATTTTTTACTCTTTCCCTTGGGATGGGGATCATGATCACTTACAGTAGTTACTTGCCGACAGAAAGTCGTCTTCCCCGTGCTGCAGGACAAGTTGTCGTCTTGGATACCTTGTTTGCAGTCATTGCAGGTGTCATGATTTTCCCAGCGGTGTTTACATTCGGTTTAGATCCTGCTGGAGGTCCAGGTCTTATTTTTATTACTCTTCCTGAAGTCTTTAATCAAATGGGCACAGGAGGCACGATGTTTGCCATACTTTTCTTCTTCCTCGTTGCCATTGCTGCCTTATCATCAGCTATTTCGCTGTTGGAAGTTAGCGTCTCTTACCTTATGAGAAAGATGAATTGGGAGCGTAAAAAAGCGACTTTAGTAGCTGGTGTTGTTGTCACATTGGTTGGAATACCTTCTGCTTTAAGTCAAGGTGGTTCACTTAGCGAGTATACGTTATTTAATTTGCCATTCTTAGATCTTATAGATACGATTACTGACCAGTATACGTTACCACTTGCAGGTCTTATTATTGCCCTATTTGTTGGGTGGGGATGGAACAAAGTAGATGCCCTTAAAGAAACGGGTCTCACTAATTCAATAGTAGGGACTATCTGGATTTGGTTTCTACGCATAGTAGCACCTTCAGGGATTTTATGGATACTGGTGATTAACATTAGGAATTTATTTTAA
- a CDS encoding M23 family metallopeptidase, which produces MRQIKHTALLILFIMASCVMSFPILSSAALSDDLPLEELYKQRMALYLKTEAETSIPWYYFAAVDSYERGLRRAKKALPKEEGLIAIHIPKEKWVGEMNPNQDDQQLSSIDFFGGIGKDGNSDGLADLENDEDILWTFASYLSTYGFKEKDIRIGLWDYYQRDKAVQMIIGHAKTYKTIGSLNVRERAFPLPLRANYSYNSTWGNARGWGGRRIHEGTDIFANHGVPVKSTTYGIIELKGWNKYGGWRVGIRDTNNVYHYYAHLSAFEKGMDQGTVVKPGDIIGYVGSSGYGKEGTQGKFPPHLHYGMYRDNGFSEWSFDPYPLLKKWEKEEKKRQ; this is translated from the coding sequence ATGCGACAAATCAAACATACAGCGCTTCTTATATTGTTTATTATGGCCTCATGCGTGATGTCCTTTCCCATACTTTCATCTGCTGCTTTGTCAGATGATTTACCGTTAGAGGAACTTTATAAACAACGAATGGCACTTTACTTAAAAACGGAAGCAGAAACGTCCATACCATGGTACTATTTTGCCGCTGTTGATAGTTATGAGCGGGGATTACGTCGGGCAAAAAAGGCATTACCTAAAGAAGAAGGACTTATTGCTATCCACATCCCAAAAGAAAAATGGGTAGGAGAAATGAACCCTAATCAGGATGATCAACAACTTAGCTCGATTGATTTTTTTGGAGGAATAGGTAAAGATGGTAACAGCGATGGATTAGCCGATTTAGAAAATGATGAAGACATCCTTTGGACATTCGCTTCCTACTTGTCAACATACGGATTTAAAGAAAAAGATATTCGCATTGGCCTCTGGGATTACTATCAAAGGGACAAGGCAGTGCAAATGATAATAGGTCACGCTAAAACCTACAAAACAATTGGTTCTTTAAATGTTAGGGAAAGAGCATTCCCTCTTCCATTACGTGCTAACTACAGCTATAACAGTACATGGGGAAACGCAAGAGGCTGGGGAGGTAGACGCATTCATGAGGGGACAGACATTTTTGCCAATCACGGAGTCCCTGTAAAATCGACTACTTATGGCATTATTGAGCTGAAGGGCTGGAATAAATATGGCGGGTGGCGAGTCGGTATTCGCGATACTAATAATGTTTATCACTATTACGCCCATTTAAGCGCTTTTGAAAAAGGGATGGATCAGGGAACAGTCGTTAAACCTGGGGATATTATTGGCTATGTAGGAAGCTCCGGCTATGGAAAAGAAGGTACACAAGGTAAGTTTCCTCCCCACCTTCATTATGGTATGTACAGGGACAACGGGTTTTCTGAGTGGTCTTTTGATCCTTATCCCCTCCTTAAAAAATGGGAAAAGGAAGAAAAAAAGCGGCAATAA
- the lipA gene encoding lipoyl synthase, which yields MAKQAEHVRKPDWLKIKLNTNESYTGLKKLMRDQRLNTVCEEAKCPNIHECWAERKTATFMILGDICTRACRFCAVKTGLPTELDEQEPERVADSVSIMGLKHVVITAVARDDLKDGGAKVFAETVRAVRRKSPFTTIEVLPSDMGGKEENLSTLLEANPNIFNYNVETVRRLTPRVRARATYDRTMKVLREAKEMKPSIPTKSSLMIGLGETKEEIMETMDDLRAVNVDILTIGQYLQPTKSHLSIEKYWTPEEFAELKDIALSKGFKHCESGPLVRSSYHADEQVNAAKK from the coding sequence TTGGCAAAGCAAGCAGAACATGTCCGAAAGCCTGATTGGTTAAAAATTAAGCTAAATACAAATGAATCTTATACTGGTTTAAAAAAATTGATGAGAGACCAACGGTTAAATACAGTATGTGAAGAAGCAAAATGCCCAAATATTCACGAATGCTGGGCGGAACGAAAAACCGCCACTTTTATGATTTTAGGAGATATCTGTACGAGGGCTTGTCGCTTTTGTGCCGTAAAAACAGGCCTGCCAACCGAGTTAGATGAGCAAGAACCTGAAAGAGTTGCTGATTCAGTAAGTATTATGGGATTGAAACATGTGGTGATAACGGCAGTAGCACGAGATGACTTGAAAGATGGTGGCGCGAAAGTGTTTGCTGAAACAGTTCGTGCTGTTCGACGCAAAAGTCCTTTTACAACGATAGAAGTTTTGCCATCAGATATGGGAGGTAAGGAAGAAAATTTAAGTACATTGCTAGAGGCTAACCCGAATATCTTTAATTATAATGTCGAAACAGTACGTCGGCTAACACCGAGGGTTAGAGCGAGAGCTACATATGATCGCACGATGAAAGTGTTAAGAGAAGCAAAAGAGATGAAGCCAAGCATCCCTACGAAATCGAGCTTGATGATAGGGCTAGGGGAAACAAAGGAAGAAATTATGGAGACAATGGATGACCTTAGAGCTGTAAACGTGGACATCCTAACGATCGGCCAATATCTTCAGCCGACAAAATCTCATTTAAGTATTGAGAAATATTGGACACCAGAAGAATTTGCAGAATTAAAAGACATTGCTCTTTCGAAAGGGTTTAAACATTGTGAATCTGGCCCACTAGTTAGGTCTTCATACCATGCAGATGAACAAGTTAATGCGGCAAAGAAATAA
- a CDS encoding YhcN/YlaJ family sporulation lipoprotein — translation MIKRRLCILAGLVTIMSQTVIGCGNTPDNNNGEAFNFMRGYQTVEPSQAINKENVDDPTPYIQYGYERHTKEAASEERMPGYAVYDRPLLAESISEMVAIIPDVEDAGVLVTSQHVLIAYKSNSDNRTKVADQVKKTAMSVVPSYYDVYVADEPQLMNDIERFKGHYSENQAESDALEQTIEQMKSFPQGEDPTDN, via the coding sequence ATGATTAAAAGACGCTTATGTATCCTAGCAGGATTAGTCACTATTATGAGTCAAACAGTAATAGGGTGTGGAAATACACCCGACAATAATAATGGGGAAGCCTTTAACTTTATGAGAGGATACCAAACAGTAGAACCGAGTCAGGCCATTAATAAAGAAAATGTTGATGATCCAACTCCCTATATTCAATATGGTTATGAACGTCATACAAAAGAAGCTGCAAGTGAAGAAAGGATGCCAGGTTATGCCGTTTATGATCGGCCCCTTTTAGCTGAAAGTATTAGCGAAATGGTTGCTATCATCCCTGATGTGGAAGATGCTGGCGTTCTCGTTACAAGTCAGCACGTATTGATTGCTTACAAATCTAACAGTGATAATCGAACTAAAGTTGCTGATCAAGTGAAAAAAACCGCTATGTCTGTCGTTCCATCGTATTATGATGTGTACGTCGCAGACGAACCACAACTTATGAACGATATCGAACGTTTTAAAGGGCACTATTCAGAAAACCAAGCTGAAAGTGACGCTTTAGAACAAACGATTGAGCAAATGAAATCTTTCCCTCAAGGTGAAGATCCAACAGATAATTAA
- a CDS encoding YutD family protein, with translation MIRVQSNSYEVVEDVRNGWSEEAFKERYSDVLNKYDYIVGDWGYEQLRLKGFFHEENRKFGHESKIGFLPEYLYEYCNFGCPYFVIKKVNETNETS, from the coding sequence ATGATTCGTGTGCAAAGTAACAGTTACGAAGTCGTGGAAGATGTAAGAAACGGATGGTCTGAAGAAGCATTTAAAGAAAGATATAGTGATGTTTTAAATAAATACGATTATATTGTGGGAGATTGGGGATACGAACAGTTGCGTCTTAAGGGCTTCTTTCATGAAGAAAATCGAAAGTTTGGCCATGAATCCAAAATTGGCTTTCTGCCAGAATATTTGTATGAGTATTGTAACTTTGGATGTCCTTATTTTGTTATAAAAAAGGTGAACGAGACAAACGAGACTAGTTAA
- a CDS encoding DUF3055 domain-containing protein, producing MTERFFLYDDSEETKTRFVSFMGENQRFDLAIITTTRYYGKKLVLNMLSSRYAIIGTDDLEEDDYLETVFELNSEDGQELREFLYEII from the coding sequence GTGACTGAACGTTTTTTTCTATACGATGACTCAGAAGAAACGAAAACTCGCTTCGTTAGTTTCATGGGGGAAAATCAGCGTTTTGACCTTGCTATCATAACCACGACAAGATATTACGGTAAAAAGCTCGTCCTTAATATGTTATCAAGTCGTTACGCGATTATTGGAACCGATGACCTCGAAGAAGACGATTATTTGGAGACGGTATTTGAACTAAATTCGGAAGACGGACAAGAATTACGAGAGTTTCTTTACGAAATCATTTAA